From the Burkholderia sp. WP9 genome, the window CGCACCAGCGACACATTCACGTGGTGGCGCGACAGCGACGAAGTCTTGACACGAATGCCGCGCGTGAGGCCCTCCTCGCCGAGATAGCTGCCCCAAGGCCATGCAGCGATGCCCACATGAACTGTATTGCCGCGCGCACCGAGGCCCATCTGTTCGCTGCCGAGCCAGACAAGCGGGCGCAGATAGCACGCCGTCAGCCGATTGCGGCGCACCACTTCCAACTGAGCCTCGCGAATCGTTTCGAAGCTGAAGGGCACGGCCATTTCGAAGATTTTCGCGGAATTGAAGAGTCGTTTCGTATGGTCGTCGAGCCGGAAGATCGCCGGTCCCGCAGCGGTTTCGTACGCTCTGACGCCTTCGAATACCGCCATGCCGTAGTGGAGCGAATGAGTCAGAAAGTGAAGTTGCGCGTCGCGCCACTGCACCAGTTCGCCGTCGATCCAGATCACGCCATCACGGTCGTGCATGTTCGTGTTCATATCGCTTTTTCGAAAAGTGAGGAAGATGAAACGGGTGACATGTTGGCCGCATCGGTCCGGTATTCGGCAAGCCAGCGTTCGCGCTTACTCGCCGCGGCGAGCACGTTGCGCTCCTTGACGTGACCGAAACCGCGAATCTCGTCGGGCAGATTGGCGAGCTTCATCGCTGCATCGAATCGGGCGGTGTCGAGCGTTACGCAGAATTCGTCGATCAGCGTGAAGTACTGCTCGATCAACTCACGTTCATTGCGCCGTTCCTCCGTCTTGCCGAAGACGTCGAACGCCGTGCCGCGCAGGAATCTGAATTTTTCGAGTACGCGGAACATGGTGAGCGTCCATTGCCCGAATCGTTGTTTCTTCAGGTGGCCGTGTTCATCGCGTTTGGCGAGCAATGGCGGCGCGAGATGGAACGCGAGCTTGTAATCGCGACCCGGTTCGCCTTCGAACTGTGCGCGCAACTTGTCCATGTAAGCCGGATCTGCATAGAGACGGGCGACTTCATACTCGTCCTTATAGGTCATCAGTTTCGCCAGGTTGCGCGCGACGACCGGTGTGAGGCGCGGTTTCGCCCCACCCATGACAGCCGTTTCCTCCGCGCGCAGACGTTGGACGGCTTCAACATAGCGCGCCGCATAGCGCGGGTTCTGATAGCGACTCAGCTGCTCGACGTGACGCTCGATCAGCCGGTCCAGCGATTCCGGCATCTGCACGACAATGGCCTGCTGCGCGCCGCTCGATGGCGCGAAAGCGTCCACTCCTGCTTCACCGTGCTGTGCGACATAGCGTCCCCATGCAAACGCCAGACGATTTTTTTCGACGGCCACGCCATTCAGTTCGATCGCGCGATCGAGACTTTCGTAACTAAGCGGCAGCCAGCCGCGTTGCCATGCAAAGCCGAGCAACAGAGGATTGGCATAGAGCGTGTCGCCTAACAGTGCGAGCGCGAGACGATTGGCGTCGATAAAGTCGCAGTCTTCGCCGATGCTCGCGCGCAGATCCAGTTGCGTCTGATCGGCCGGAAAGCGCCAGTGCGGATCCCGCACGAATTGCGCGGTCGGCGTGGCGCCGCTGTTGATCGCTGCTTTCGTCACGCTGTGTTGCGTGCGTGCCAGCACTTCAGCGGAAGCGGAGACGATCGCGTCGCAGCCCAGTATCAGGCGTGCTTCACCAGCCGCGATCCGCGTGGCGTGCAATTGTTCGGGTGTCGCGGCGATCTGCACATGACTGAGCACGGCGCCGCCTTTCTGCGCGAGCCCAGCCATATCGAGCACGGTGACGCCCTTGTTTTCGAGGTGAGCCGCCATGCCGAGCAAGCCGCCGATCGTCACGACGCCGGTTCCGCCGACACCTGTCACCAGCACGCCATACGGCTTCGACAGTGACGCAATCGCGGGCCGGGGCAGTGCCGTGAAATCGGGCAACGCGGCGGCGGATGCATGCTTGGCGGGCTTCTTCACCTGCGCGCCTTCCGCTGTGACGAAGCTCGGGCAAAAGCCTTTCACGCACGAAAAATCTTTATTGCAAGACGACTGGTTGATCTTGCGCTTGGTGCCGAGCGCCGTTTGCAGCGGCTCGACCGACAGGCAGTTCGATTGCACCGAGCAATCGCCACAGCCTTCGCATACCGCGTCGTTGATAAAGGCGCGCTTCGCCGGATCGGGATAGGTGCCGCGTTTGCGACGCCGGCGCTTTTCGGTCGCACACGTCTGGTCGTAGATCAGAATCGACGTACCCGCCACCTCGCGCAACTCGCGCTGCAACCGGTCGAGTTCGTCGCGGTGATACACCTTGACGCCTTCCGGGAGGCGCACGTTCGCGTCGTATTTCTCAGGCTCGTCGGTGACAATCAGCACTTGCTTCGCGCCTTCGGCCACGACCTGAAACGCGATCTGCGGGACCGTGAGCACGCCGTCCACCGGTTGGCCGCCGGTCATCGCGACCGCGTCGTTGTAGAGCACTTTATAGGTGACGTTCGCACTCGCAGCAATGGACGCGCGAATCGCGAGCAGGCCGGAATGGAAATAGGTGCCGTCGCCCAGATTGACGAATACGTGCCGCTCGTTCGTGAAATGCATCTGGCCGGTCCACGCAACACCTTCGCCACCCATCTGGCT encodes:
- a CDS encoding branched-chain amino acid transaminase, with product MNTNMHDRDGVIWIDGELVQWRDAQLHFLTHSLHYGMAVFEGVRAYETAAGPAIFRLDDHTKRLFNSAKIFEMAVPFSFETIREAQLEVVRRNRLTACYLRPLVWLGSEQMGLGARGNTVHVGIAAWPWGSYLGEEGLTRGIRVKTSSLSRHHVNVSLVRAKASGYYINSILANREVTRNGYDEALLLDTEGYVSEGAGENVFIVRNGVLYTPDLASCLDGITRASVMEIARDQGLQVVEKRITRDEMYCADEAFFTGTAAEVTPIRELDDRVIGNGERGPITASLQETFFAAVAGKSERYAHWLTHVAR
- a CDS encoding indolepyruvate ferredoxin oxidoreductase family protein, with product MNAPLTPPLRDALANVSLDDKYTLQKGRVYMSGTQALVRLPMLQKARDRRAGLNTAGYVSGYRGSPLGALDQGLWKAKQHLKEHDVVFQPGVNEDLAATAVWGTQQLNLWPGAKVDGVFGMWYGKGPGVDRTGDVFKHANSAGTDPNGGVLVLAGDDHAAKSSSVAHQSEHMFVASGIPVLYPASVQEYLDYGLHGWAMSRYAGLWVAMKCVTDVVESSASIDIDPDRLQIVLPDDFEMPEGGLNIRWPDPPLTQEARLLNYKWYAALAYIRANRLNRVVIDSPNPRLGIMTAGKAYLDVRQALADLSLDDETCARIGIRVLKVGCVWPLDAQNARDFATGLDEILVVEEKRQILEYALKEELYNWRDDVRPKVFGKFDQRDDEGGEWSVPRGQTLLPAHYELSPALIAKAIARRLAKADLPADLRARIEARIAVIEAKEREAATPRSVTERQPWFCSGCPHNTSTRVPEGSRALAGIGCHYMSMWMDRKTETFSQMGGEGVAWTGQMHFTNERHVFVNLGDGTYFHSGLLAIRASIAASANVTYKVLYNDAVAMTGGQPVDGVLTVPQIAFQVVAEGAKQVLIVTDEPEKYDANVRLPEGVKVYHRDELDRLQRELREVAGTSILIYDQTCATEKRRRRKRGTYPDPAKRAFINDAVCEGCGDCSVQSNCLSVEPLQTALGTKRKINQSSCNKDFSCVKGFCPSFVTAEGAQVKKPAKHASAAALPDFTALPRPAIASLSKPYGVLVTGVGGTGVVTIGGLLGMAAHLENKGVTVLDMAGLAQKGGAVLSHVQIAATPEQLHATRIAAGEARLILGCDAIVSASAEVLARTQHSVTKAAINSGATPTAQFVRDPHWRFPADQTQLDLRASIGEDCDFIDANRLALALLGDTLYANPLLLGFAWQRGWLPLSYESLDRAIELNGVAVEKNRLAFAWGRYVAQHGEAGVDAFAPSSGAQQAIVVQMPESLDRLIERHVEQLSRYQNPRYAARYVEAVQRLRAEETAVMGGAKPRLTPVVARNLAKLMTYKDEYEVARLYADPAYMDKLRAQFEGEPGRDYKLAFHLAPPLLAKRDEHGHLKKQRFGQWTLTMFRVLEKFRFLRGTAFDVFGKTEERRNERELIEQYFTLIDEFCVTLDTARFDAAMKLANLPDEIRGFGHVKERNVLAAASKRERWLAEYRTDAANMSPVSSSSLFEKAI